A single genomic interval of Synechococcales cyanobacterium CNB harbors:
- a CDS encoding class I SAM-dependent methyltransferase, with protein MERAAMRLKTRSKAFVQRLLKPGLAGIHARLDQLEATRTDTVGMWRGGLADGWVVHPDGVEAVVSEEQTAKYRDELAFWVSFIREPDRRAGIGDYEETFGRWQRDRIVELGRFVGAADERELRAWCERQSVVEIGPGPYPAVAAARWRRAIAVDPLADGYVREGLLPKRSHCDEVVFVAAPGESIPVPGGTADLVIAENCLDHVSEPARVMLECRRVLRRGGLLWLLVDLMDYSDHMHPHSFSEEKLRQLIATTGFEVVRDRVSKDHRSHPNAYGEYRALLAKPGGTRDVAGATTTIRTAELAQAIKA; from the coding sequence ATGGAGCGGGCCGCGATGAGACTGAAAACAAGATCCAAAGCGTTCGTGCAACGGCTGCTCAAGCCGGGGCTTGCGGGCATCCACGCTCGACTGGACCAACTCGAGGCAACGAGAACGGACACCGTCGGGATGTGGCGAGGTGGGCTGGCCGATGGGTGGGTCGTGCATCCTGACGGCGTCGAGGCAGTGGTGTCGGAGGAGCAGACGGCAAAGTACCGCGACGAACTGGCGTTCTGGGTTTCGTTCATTCGCGAGCCGGACCGCCGTGCAGGCATCGGCGACTACGAGGAGACATTCGGTCGTTGGCAGCGTGATCGGATCGTCGAGTTGGGCCGGTTCGTCGGTGCGGCCGATGAGCGAGAACTCCGCGCCTGGTGCGAGCGGCAGTCCGTCGTGGAGATCGGGCCGGGTCCATACCCTGCCGTCGCGGCTGCCCGTTGGCGGCGGGCAATCGCGGTCGATCCACTGGCGGACGGTTACGTGCGCGAAGGGCTGTTGCCGAAACGATCGCACTGCGATGAGGTCGTGTTCGTCGCCGCGCCTGGCGAATCGATCCCCGTGCCAGGAGGCACGGCCGACCTGGTAATCGCGGAGAACTGCCTGGACCACGTCTCGGAGCCTGCGCGAGTGATGCTGGAATGTCGTCGGGTGCTGCGCCGGGGCGGGTTGCTCTGGCTGCTGGTGGACCTTATGGACTACAGCGACCACATGCACCCGCACTCGTTCAGCGAAGAGAAGTTGCGACAACTGATCGCGACCACTGGGTTCGAGGTCGTCCGCGATCGGGTGTCCAAGGACCACAGGTCGCACCCAAACGCCTACGGCGAGTACCGGGCGTTGCTGGCCAAGCCGGGCGGGACTCGCGACGTCGCCGGCGCGACGACGACGATTCGAACGGCTGAACTCGCGCAGGCGATCAAAGCGTGA
- a CDS encoding Dabb family protein — translation MEKVKGTPSPISNALMPHSFDKPYPVSPAALFSPGMTTLGHLRFYHKTIADKHLNTRAARVSSPLVCWLHPRRVPMHTPRTLLASGLAAIVASACTLAIVPSHAQPEAGQAVRTPPRPAVINHVVFFKLKDQADAARLIDDCDRRLARIPGITSYFCGRHVDTGRPTVETDYDVAFYVGFDTLKDYTAYVDHPLHVAVVAEWRSRFEWIKVYDVHDETP, via the coding sequence ATGGAGAAGGTCAAGGGGACTCCCTCCCCCATTTCCAACGCCCTCATGCCACACTCGTTCGACAAGCCGTATCCCGTGTCTCCCGCAGCCTTGTTCTCCCCGGGGATGACGACGCTTGGCCACCTCCGGTTTTACCATAAGACCATCGCTGACAAACACTTGAACACTCGCGCCGCTCGCGTCTCTTCGCCCTTGGTATGCTGGCTTCACCCTCGGAGAGTACCCATGCATACCCCACGCACCCTCCTCGCTTCCGGTCTCGCGGCCATCGTCGCCTCGGCCTGCACGCTTGCCATCGTCCCGTCCCACGCCCAGCCCGAAGCCGGTCAGGCGGTCAGGACGCCACCCCGTCCCGCCGTGATAAACCATGTTGTCTTCTTCAAACTCAAAGACCAGGCGGACGCCGCCCGTCTCATCGACGACTGCGACCGCCGACTCGCTCGCATCCCGGGCATTACGTCGTACTTCTGCGGCAGGCACGTCGATACCGGCCGACCGACCGTCGAGACCGATTACGACGTCGCGTTCTACGTCGGATTTGACACGCTGAAGGACTACACCGCGTACGTTGACCATCCGCTGCACGTCGCCGTCGTCGCCGAGTGGCGTTCCCGGTTCGAGTGGATCAAGGTGTACGACGTTCACGACGAGACTCCATGA
- a CDS encoding dihydrodipicolinate reductase, with translation MTAAANEPVRVLHVGLGPLGRLIASDVHARGAGVVVAAVDPDPALAGRPLGDFAPGTTPGVTIDADLARAADSAAFDAAIVTTVSSLASCAPTFRTLLDRGATVVSTCEELVYPHLRHALLADELHALALRRGGRLLGTGVNPGFLMDLLPVVASGVCRVVRAVRVRRVQDASTRRVPFQRKIGAGLDRDAFERGVRKGWLRHVGLGESLHFIADRLRLEIEDWSESVEPVLAERELRCALGVIEPGQAAGVRQVAVGVGRGRDTVRLEFVAAIGQPDPHDSVRIDGEPPIDLTIRGGVHGDTATVAITVNAIRPLLASPPGLHTMSTIAPPACDRHATAPLQHGR, from the coding sequence ATGACCGCAGCCGCCAACGAACCGGTGCGCGTTCTCCATGTCGGGCTTGGTCCGCTCGGGCGGCTCATTGCCTCCGATGTCCACGCCCGCGGCGCTGGAGTCGTTGTCGCCGCCGTCGATCCCGACCCCGCCCTCGCCGGACGACCCCTCGGCGACTTCGCGCCCGGCACGACACCCGGCGTCACGATCGATGCGGACCTCGCCCGCGCCGCCGATTCCGCCGCGTTTGACGCCGCCATCGTGACGACCGTTTCATCGCTCGCATCGTGCGCTCCCACCTTTCGCACGCTGCTCGATCGCGGCGCCACGGTCGTGAGCACCTGCGAGGAACTGGTGTATCCCCACCTGCGCCACGCCCTGCTCGCCGACGAACTCCACGCTCTGGCTTTGCGACGGGGAGGCCGACTGCTGGGTACGGGCGTCAATCCGGGCTTTCTGATGGACCTGCTGCCGGTCGTGGCCTCGGGAGTCTGCCGTGTTGTCCGTGCCGTGCGGGTTCGGCGCGTGCAGGACGCCTCGACGCGCCGAGTTCCCTTCCAGCGCAAGATCGGGGCCGGACTCGACCGGGACGCCTTCGAACGCGGCGTGCGCAAGGGCTGGCTCCGGCACGTCGGGCTTGGCGAAAGTCTCCACTTCATCGCCGATCGCCTCCGGCTTGAGATCGAGGACTGGAGTGAATCGGTCGAACCCGTCCTTGCCGAACGCGAACTCCGGTGCGCCCTCGGCGTGATCGAGCCGGGACAGGCGGCGGGCGTGCGTCAGGTCGCTGTCGGTGTCGGGCGTGGACGCGACACGGTTCGGCTTGAGTTCGTCGCTGCCATCGGCCAGCCCGACCCGCACGACAGCGTGCGCATCGACGGGGAACCCCCGATCGATCTGACCATCCGCGGCGGCGTCCACGGCGACACCGCGACCGTCGCCATCACCGTCAACGCCATCCGCCCGCTGCTTGCGTCCCCGCCCGGACTCCATACGATGTCCACCATCGCGCCCCCGGCCTGCGACCGGCACGCGACCGCACCACTTCAGCACGGACGCTGA
- a CDS encoding RNA-binding protein, translated as MKLYVGNLSFSTTEDRLRELFEEHGQVASATLVMDRDTGRPRGFGFVEFNNDDEARAAINALNGKNVDGRDLTVNEAKPRENRGGGGGGGGW; from the coding sequence ATGAAGCTCTATGTCGGCAATCTCTCGTTCAGCACCACCGAGGACCGTCTTCGCGAGCTGTTCGAGGAGCACGGCCAGGTCGCGTCCGCCACGCTGGTGATGGACCGCGACACGGGTCGCCCCCGCGGGTTCGGGTTCGTCGAGTTCAACAACGATGACGAGGCTCGGGCCGCCATCAACGCCCTCAACGGCAAGAACGTCGACGGGCGCGACCTCACCGTCAACGAGGCCAAGCCCCGCGAGAACCGCGGAGGCGGCGGAGGCGGGGGTGGCTGGTAA
- a CDS encoding pyridoxal phosphate-dependent aminotransferase family protein — MPAPPFDAATATTVTTTDGRTLVSFGGCNYHGLAHHPRVVHAAQDALARFGVSASASRETSGNAHPHERLEREMADFVGVESTLLVPDGYTANVAAAQAAARTHGVAILDERAHASLHDAAAAAGLHSLVYRHGEISHAAAIAAEHAEHGVVAMVDGVFAADGQLARLRDLLAALPDDGLLIVDDCHGFLTLGPHGRGTVPHLGLLDQRLAITTTLAKGLGCAGGIVAGNRCFVERARRATAYVCTTPTPPALAEAAREGLRVMWDEPWRLDRLRENASRLRAHAVRLGLSVCPDPTPIITFTLGTREDMERARATLESAGFRVPLIDYPGGPAPVYFRLMVSSEHTPEQIDSLAAALACAIPKPIRAAS; from the coding sequence ATGCCCGCCCCCCCCTTTGACGCAGCCACCGCGACCACCGTAACCACGACCGACGGACGCACGCTCGTCTCCTTCGGCGGGTGCAACTACCACGGCCTGGCGCACCATCCGCGCGTTGTGCATGCCGCACAGGATGCCCTCGCACGATTCGGCGTCAGCGCGTCGGCCAGCCGCGAGACCTCGGGCAACGCACACCCCCACGAGCGCCTCGAACGAGAGATGGCGGACTTCGTCGGCGTGGAGAGCACGCTCCTCGTCCCCGACGGCTACACCGCGAACGTCGCCGCGGCGCAAGCGGCGGCACGAACACACGGCGTCGCAATCCTCGATGAGCGTGCCCACGCAAGCCTCCACGACGCCGCTGCCGCCGCGGGTCTGCACTCGCTCGTCTACCGCCACGGCGAGATCAGTCACGCCGCAGCGATCGCCGCCGAGCACGCCGAGCACGGCGTCGTGGCGATGGTGGACGGCGTCTTTGCCGCGGATGGTCAGCTCGCGCGACTCCGCGACCTCCTCGCCGCGCTCCCCGACGATGGTCTGCTGATCGTGGACGACTGCCACGGATTCCTGACGCTCGGCCCGCACGGCCGCGGCACCGTTCCGCACCTGGGCCTGCTCGATCAGCGCCTCGCGATCACGACCACGCTCGCCAAGGGCCTCGGCTGCGCGGGCGGCATCGTCGCCGGCAATCGCTGCTTCGTCGAGCGAGCGAGACGTGCGACCGCCTACGTCTGCACCACACCAACACCTCCCGCGCTCGCTGAGGCTGCGCGGGAGGGCCTCCGCGTCATGTGGGATGAACCCTGGCGGCTCGATCGCCTGCGCGAAAACGCCTCGCGCCTGCGGGCGCACGCCGTCCGCCTGGGCCTGTCCGTCTGCCCGGACCCCACGCCGATCATCACCTTCACGCTCGGCACACGCGAGGACATGGAGCGCGCCCGAGCCACGCTGGAATCCGCGGGCTTCCGGGTGCCGCTCATCGACTATCCCGGCGGCCCCGCCCCCGTCTATTTCCGACTGATGGTCTCGAGCGAGCACACGCCAGAGCAGATCGACTCGCTCGCCGCGGCCCTCGCCTGCGCGATCCCAAAGCCGATACGGGCGGCTTCCTGA